GATAACATATGAACAGCATAAGCAAAATTtcgagtgataaataaataaactaaaagtCCCACAAACTGTCTATGTTTTACTGAATCATGTTTTTGGACAAAAATAGTTTAACCTGATAAACTATTTTTGACTAAAATTCAACGTATTGAATGTAATTTTTCCGATGAACTCAATAACCAAATTTGCGTTAATTTTAGAATCACTTCTTTTTGTAAGCATGTGAGATTTTTTTAAGTGTATAGTTATCACTTGAATAATCAGATATCTCATCTAGTTAACATTGGATTGGATGGATAGGTGATGGCCTCACTAAAGTACAAACAAATGaatgaagaaattaaattacaaattcttgtgagagacgatctTACGGTGAGACTCTTTTTATAAATGAGTTAAAAAAcccaattaatataattattagtatatgagcttcttgttttgagatcgTCTCTCGTCTCATGTCTCGTCTCACGAGAGACGTTCTCtcacaaaagtagctcaaactaaaTAGTAAAATAGTTCAAATAATAGTGTTATAAGTGACTATAATAATAGTACCCAAGCTTGTGGATTCAACTTCACTCAGTCTTTTTCGTTGCAGAAATCTCTtattctgggtttttttttcgaATTGAGGGATTCTTTGATCGCATCCTTTTTTATGGTTACGGGTTGCgtcttccttccctccccaaacctTGATCATAGTTCTTATGAGCAGAATATACTGGATACGATGATGATAAAAGTGGATTTGAATGAAGCTCCTATATAAATTTCACACTAAAAAAGGTTAATCATTTGTATCTCATACTTTTAATTTgtctattttattaataatttataacgAGGTAGTGGAAGAAAAAGACATTCAAATATGAGTCtacaacttaaaatgaaaaatgtaaataactaaaatgatttaaaataatataaagtacACTCCTAGTATCCCGCACAGGACCGTGGgttatttttttcttgaaagaTGCAGATAAATCATATCCGTTCCCCCAAGAACGGAGTAAAAAGAGATGCACGCAATCAAGAAActgatttaaaatatataaataaaataaattgattaGTTATTATTATAAGAGATAATTTTTCAATgagacaattttaaaataaaaagtttatattctcataatttatatttaaacagTCATTTAACTCGTATATAAATTACGTCTtacagtaaaatcatcccacaTAATAATTTGTCCAACTTGAAAGAGATGGATGAAAATACAACTTCaagagaaaatttgaataaaataagattatttaacaacttaattcaaaaaataagcttcgtgaaaacttaattcccaaaataagcgttcgtacatccaaacctagccttggagtaaatcgctgttactaacagcaaaagacaaaaaaaaaaaaataaataaataacagccataagtcgctgttactaacagcgacttagggagttgaccagtcaactccttaagttgttgttagtaacatcgactttaaggttaactggtcaactccttaatctcgtaggttggaatgaggaagtaactgagaactgaaaacttaaaacgcattaagtcgctgttagtaacaacgacttactccaaggctaggtttaAATGtatggacgcttattttggaaattaagttttcataaagcttatttttaaaattaagttgtttaaaatatcttattttattcaaattttcacttCAAGACATAACAAGTTTTGACGGGCTTTGGGGCTTAAAATAGAGGTGGGCTTATGGGCTGACAAGCATAAATTTAGTCCATACCATTCGAAATCCACTATTGCCATTCCTGAGGATGACAAGTGGACAACTTGGACTTCAATATGCCGAGGTTTGAGTTCAACCCTTTAAAAATCAGACTTTGAATGGGGGACCATGGAAAAACCCAATAGAATaaacttactaaaaaaaattgcaaaataagtattgataaattttaatctCTAAAAGAAGCGTCTTTATGTCAAAGTTGAAATTAAGTATtcgttcgctattactaacagcgaataagcCTGATCTTAAGCTCGAATGAAAaaatgcttattttgagaatcaaaatttcctaaaccttattttgagatttttcttaaaattattttattcaattagtCAGACCGTGGCGAAGTCAGACTCTAAACAAACCCTATATTGACATAGATGACTAGATGAAGCAAGCTGGAAACAAGAAGTCCCCAAGTCCcctgtgagaccgtctcacatgTGCAATCAGCCCAACCTAGCCCATAAGGTTTGTTTTACaagatttttcttaaaatatttttacgattttaaattttttttttttaaactttagaATTTACAACTTCAAAATGAAAGAGcactcattttaaattttgaaatagaAAATTTGAGCCTTTAATGAAGGGAACTTGAGGGTTGGAGTAGGTGTGAAGTTAAAGCTTTATAATAGACATTTCAATATTTGGAGATTGGAgtagttaattaaaaaataaagttaaacctTAGAAAAAGAAGGTTAAGGTTTGGAGttaggtaattttttattttgttattttttatgggCTAAACCGAAGATTCACAAATATGTATGTATCACAATAAAacagtctcatataagaattatttttttaaaagtcgTAATTTCttctgttagtattttggtgGAAAAAGACCTTAAAACGGCACTATACTAGCGTCTGCCTTGTGAATTGCTCATCAGTTCTCCATGCAGATCCATCGactataccaaaaagtgttaaGACAATAAAATGCAGGAAACTGGATATCACTTCATGTCTAATTATTAAGATAATACTATCGAATAAGAGTGTGATTGTATTGAGAGTAAATATTTACGGTACAAATAAAagttaaactaaaaaattaatgttaCTAGGGTAGAAATTAAGATAATACTATCGTTGTCaaatataagaaataataattgtaaagtGATGGTGAAAATCAAATAGAAAATTTAGTCTCCTCATTTCaggttaaatatttataatagaaataaatgtCAAACAACTAAGAATACAATGAGTAGGGTTAGAACGAGCATGATGAGCCGTACCTATTTAGGCTGGCCAATTTTATATGTCCCATTAGGTCATTACATAGTTTGAATGACATAAGCTTGACAAAAGTTGGTTTGACTTGCTAACCTGACATGAATCTAATTCGAAATAAGTAGGTTTTGATTGAGACTTTTGACCCAATCAATCAATTAGGTCGACCCGACCTgttttgtttattaaatgggttaggtacGAGTCAAAATTAAACCTATATAACCCATTTAAATAAACAAGTTAATACCAGgttaaatcaataagtataaaataagcttaattcatttagtattttcttatttttcatattaaatacaaaataaagaactaaaaaacaaattgtttaaaattaaaGCGTAAAAAATTAGACGTAATCatgataaaaagttaaaaaccttaaaatgaaaacaaaaaattctAAATGGGTTAAGTTGGTCGAAATCAAGTAACTAATATGTTGCAAGTCAGGTCAGAATTCTAATATTCAATCCAATTAACTAAACGAATTAGTTTGGTCGAGAGGTTTTcgatttatttatatatgatctGAACTCAAATCCTACCTAACATGATTTGTTTAACATGCCTAATATAACAAATCTTTAAGGCTGAatctatttaatattttaaaaatcgaaatctaaattcaaatttattgGATCTCAAAAAATTAAAGCTAAATCCTAGAATTAAAGCGTAATTTAAAACGATTTAATAAAAGCTTGAATTATGATGATCCATTCATCCGTATCCTTAACTAGTCTCGTACAAGAAGTCTAGAAGCATAGAAATTTCCGCCACACAAAGGTCTAATAGTGGGGTCCGCTCTGAAGATTTTTCAATTGGTGTTTCAATATTTGTCATGGTCCCACCAAACTAGCTTTTATTTGAAAGTCTACCGTCTTTTTTTCTGAGCTTATAAAGTCTATATTGAAGAGTGAGCGTAAAGGCAAAGCCTTGAAATTCcaacaaaactaataatatcTGGACTAATTGTGTTCCGAGAGTCTCAGTACATTTGTTGCGGACTACACCGCGTCACGTAATATTATAATAACTCTTATTCATTTAAaatgtttcatttattttatacactctattttatttatttatttggtttttgatatatcgagttatgtataattaaatattataaaaatttaatattaacaatctttacatcaaaatgaatcaaataagatcctacatgactatgttttaacttatagattaataaaaaaatgtaatttaaaAATGATAGATGAATAGTGTCCTATAAGAAAATGTCCCATTTTAAATGGATAGGAGGTACGAGGTAGTAATTTTAAATCTTATCCACCCTTtatataaagttaaaattaatattaataatttaactttttattcatTCACGTAAATAATttacttttgaattattttttaataattcaacttttgttCTTATATTGCTATCAgcataatcttttattttataataatttaacctttgtCCGTAGTTTATTATTAACATACCATATTAATATGCTAAAAGCAAATGaaagataaatattaaattattaaaaaataattcaaagttgagattatttacaACGAATGGatgaaagattgaattattaatattaatttttccctttatcaaagtgaaatattcaaaattatgtattattacaaagagaatATGTGTTGTATCCATAATTCCAGTCAATAAGGCTCTCATGTAAGAAGAGTATAGAAAATATGTTGAACACTTATTGAAAGTTTAAGCTAGTGGTTGAAATACAAGAATATCTTACATAATCTATTATATTTACTCCACCCTCGATAGATAGAAGTATAAATGGAGTACTACCTCTCTTTCTTAATGAAGTTCTCATTTGCTATTTTGGCATGTTTAATTTgctgttttcatataaaatctttttatttatgtcataaattttagacaaaattaactttattcattatcattttaatattttaatttttaataatgcttatggtttTACATATCTCctactaatttcattttaacatttttatattgtttatggttCCCACATGTTTTCCATTAaccttataaaaatattttttattagttgtaattctcatattttttattacCTTTCTTTCAATACTTTTTTACTATTCATGTTCCTCACTATttctctattaaatttattatttaataaaataatttaatatcaaaatttttaatttcccGGTGAACATTTCTATCTGTTTTTGCCAAATAATCAACTATAGAAACAACCAACAATCAAAAGCTTAGAAATCATCAAatgtcatttaccaaacacaactatttattttttccttGAGATGAATATGGACATGTCATGTATGACTAGGATGAGTATATTGAGTTGGACCGCGCAAATTAATCTAGATAGAGAAGTAGCATGAAGtataaaattttactatttccattttattttcaCCAAATTATGTTTAatagctcttacaattttaatcaaCCCGtaacgaacaaaaaaaaaaaaaaaaaatatatagttaatTGACACAAGAAATTAAGAGTCGAATTTAATTTCAGTTGAAATAAATATCACCTTTTTAGATACTACTTTGAGATTAATCTcattgttagaatatataacataccTTGGGTCTCAACTATCAGTTTGAATTTtttgttgagttgattccttgactTGGTATCAGAAGTTAATGTGACAAGAGATCACCTATTCGAATATCAACCACCCCTtatttaaagtagaatatttagTGTTAGATATCAGGAGGGTCTGTGCTGTATCCACTCTTATAGCCCAAAGGGCTTTTACGTGAGAGGatatattagaatatataatatatcttgaagTTTCAACTTTTAGTTAAATTGTTTACTTAACACTCACATAGCCTACATCGTAATCCAAAAAATtcacacaaaaaaataaaaaccgaGATGGGTATAGGGAAAAAGCCCCACGCCTAACAGTCAATTTGACCTTCTCAACCCCTTGTGTTAGTCAAGGAAGGTTCCAAAGAAGAAAGACTTAGTTTCAATTTTTCATGCTGCTCCAACATTGGAAAAATGCGcagcatttttttttcttttcatgcTTACGTTAgccttatttttcttttttctaaaaaaatgaCGTccacaatttatttattttttttctaaaagtttTGAATTTAGTAATGTATTTATACTCCTTAACTCATCATAAACCACACTAACACTTTACAAAAGTCAGTATTAAAGCTATGATCACAATGATAATCATCAATTAACCACGCTAATATGCAACGTTACACGTTAGTATTCTGTTTTActcattttacattatttaaatgatgcaaaataaataagacgGATAATCATAGAGGAATAACTAACTTTCTGCATTTTCTGAATGCGACCTACTGTTTAAATCCAGATAAAAGGGGCACTTATGTCATTCAAAGTAACCATCTTTTTGGAATTTCAGTTTGATACTTGCTTTCTTTTACTCATTCAGAGATCATACTACTTGGGATTTTAAGGATACCCACATTTTTTATAAGTTTGAAGAGAAAAAAAGGggggaaaagaagaaaaatcaatGGCTGAATCAAAAACAGTTCACTCTCCTATGGTGACATATGTTTCAATGTTATCACTTCTTACTCTTTGCCCTCCTTTTGTCATTCTATTGTAAGCAAACCCTTTtcctcttttaatttatttttcttggtttctctttgatttttagttttttactatttttattaaatgggtttgattaaattaaaattgaaaatttttagaattttggtGTTTAGAGTTATTTTTGGGTTTAGATCTACAATTATGCTTTATGTGATGAATTATTGTTTGATTATATAAGTTTTTCTGATTTGGGTCTAGGGATTTGAAAAGGACATTGTGATTGAGTTGGATTACATGGGTTTAGTTTTACTAgaacttttattattgtttataataGTATTGTTATTAAAAGTGAGGAATTAGTATAATTTACAAAGATTTAGTTCTAATAGTACATATGTGTcttctttttaaatttgtttaataagGTTGAGGAATTTGTCAATGTTGGACAATAGGAAACTTCAAtattatatgataaaattaaattattggtTCCTTGTTTGTATCTGTGTCTGTTGTTGGCTTTCTTTCAGGTGATTTTTGGCTCAGTTGGAACTGGAAGTTATTGCTTCTGATCTTTGAtatgaatttttatatttttctataatCAATGGCCTACATGTTGGGATGGGTGACTGTTTTAGTATAAGAGGCAGAAAAAATCTTATCTTTTGtattaaaaaataggaattcTTCAAGATGAACTATGTGGCAACAAAGAAGTTGCACTATTGATATTAACTAGTGATGACGTCCGCGATTTAGTATTTGTATATTTAGCGGGTTTGAACCTTTCTAGACTGTGATCATAGTTTCCATAAGCGGGATGTACAGGGTAGATAGTGGGTTGATGATATGTAGCAAGTTTGAGTAGCCGGCCTCAATATTTTGGAATTAAGGGTTTGACATTGTTGATGTATAGCATGTTTGTATGTGAGTTAGGGAGTCTAAGCTTGTAGTGTTCTAGCTTTGTGACTTATTAAGgtcttgtatattttttttgacacTTATGGCATGATGGCAACCCAAATGTAACCATTTTAACCGGCATTTCATCGTCACTTACGTGAGTTTTCGAACCTATTGTTTCCCATGCCCACATCTTCCGTGGGACTAAATCTACACTTTGTCCAATTTGTCGCGGGCATTATATCTGAAATTTCCTTTGGAGAATATCCCTATTACGGACTTTTAGactatagtgcaaaaacaaagcCGCATCGGCCACGTTGTAAAGTTTTAAAAACGAATCGATATTCTCTGTTGGAAAGGTGTAAATAAACCGTGTTTTTGgccgtatcaagggatatctcatgCTTTTGACTGATATTTAGGTGTTAGATAATCGCATAACTTCTCTAACCATATCATCATTCCGTTACCGCAACTACTACCGTTACTGTATTTTGCACTATGTTTTGGAATCTAAGGTTTGGTAGACCAGAATACATAATACAGTGGAAAGATGTCTTTTAACATTAAAACATATATCAGTTTTGTTAGATCTTCATATTTTGTGAACATTGTTATTTAGATGTAGTACTCTATCGACTTTTGATGTGATTGTTTTACCTGAGAGATCTATTACAGATTTGCTGAATTTACGGTCTGGCTTTATTAGAATTTACAGATCCTGTTTGAGGAAGTCTTTCCCTATAAATTGTTTAGGTTCAATTCATTATTGACTTGACCTTTGGAAACAAATGTTTTATCTGGATGATGTAAGGATTAAGGTGCATGTTCCATAATAGTGCCAGAAACATGTAAAATAATATCTGCTTGAGACGGTACTGACTCAAGCTTTCAACAGAGTGTTGGTAATTGGTATATTGTTAATATGGCCTCCTAATTGATTATATTGTTTAATCGTGTCAGCTGGGAGTGTAGGTTCAGAAATCCAGACCCTCAGTCGTTGAGAATGTGTTTTAGTTTATTCAATTTTGATTTGGGAGTGTAAATACAGTAACTGGTGCTACAAGCGTTCTCTCTGCTTTTGTGTTCTATGCAGTTTGATGTGTAGTGCATATACTCAAtgttttgtttcatttaatGGTAAAATGACATATGAGACCTTTAATGCCATCACATAGACCGATTCATATCTCTTTTCGAAATTCAAACTGAATGAGCAACCTTTTGATGGAatgaattttgcaaaaaaaacaagGGTAAACACACTAGTTGTTaattcatttactttttaaatccACTTACCAATTAGCATGACCATTTTTGAGGGCTAAATGACTTGTGGTCTACGGTTGCCTTAAGCCCGTAAGGGTTGCAAAACCACTTTTGCGGTTATCGCGTCCTTTATAACTTCCGCTTTAacctcaaaaacctttacaatgtggTCGTGATGCAGTAATACGACCAATATTTTGCACTGTGCTGCATAAGAAAAATTTCATCTGCATTCAAGCTTCCTTTACAATTGCACCATCATGCACACTGACATTTTTCCCATAAAGATGATATTACATATCATTTGTCTTAATGAACTGTTTCATTGAAAAAGCTTGCTTCATTTTCTGTATTTCAAGATCAATGCTTTTTGTGTGTTTTGAGTAAGTATTGAAGAGTGTATATAGCATTTATCATACAGTGATCCCTTTGtgcccttttttctttttatattagtGGGTcctgttttttttcttttgtatttcTAGATCAatgattttttcttttgattaagTCCTGTTTTCTTGCATCTGTATGATGGTTAGACGGTCTATCATTCAGCTTAGAAAGTTATTAAGCAAAGGTATTCAGTTGAAGTTTCATTAAAGTATTACGCTTTCCCCTAACGTAGATGGTACACTATGGTACATGCTGATGGTTCGATATCTCAAACATGGCAATTATTGAGGGAGACCGGGTTACAAGGTTTCATCAACTTATGGCCTAGACCTTCATTCATTGcatgtaaaattatcttttgtTACGGAGCATTTGAGGCTGCACTTCAACTGTTGCTACCAGGGAAAAGAGTAGAGGGCCCTATATCTCCCACCGGGAATCGTCCTGTCTATAAGGTATGGTATCGATGTTCCATTGACATACATCACTTTTGTTTACCGATTAATTTTACGAGAATGCTACTGGATGAATCGTGATTTTCCATTGACTGCAGGCAAATGGTATGCAAGCATATTTTATCACTTTGATCACCTATCTCGGGCTATGGTGGTAAGTAAAATTTCTAATCTTCCTTTTTCAGTGGATCGAGTTGATTTTTCATTGCAATTCTTAATAAACCTCATGTTGACTTTTGTTTAAATCcccctcttgtatgagactgtctcaccgtgagacaagAATATACAAAAGGTCAATTAtgctaaaattttctattattgggttatttaacccaagtatgggACACCATCCAACTCTTAACTTTCTCTATCTGCTCTCAGGTTTGATATCTTTAATCCGGCGACAGTGTATGATCATTTGGGGGAGATATATTCAACTCTTATATATGGAAGCTTCATCTTTTGCATCTTCTTGTACATAAAAGTGAGATGCTTTAAAAAAAAGCTTATTAACATATCCGTGTTTCCTGTTTATGTAAGATCTTCATAACAAAGTGTGTTTTACTTGTAGGGACATGTCGCACCATCTTCATCTGATGCTGGTTCTTGTGGAAACTtcattattgatttttattgggTGAGCATATGTGAAACTGAACTATAATGATGTATTGACGTTCCTTTTCTTTTGCTCCCATCTCCTCCTTATATTGTACAATGATTTTGCTACACTTGATGTGTTTGACTAGATATTAATGCAAAAGGTGCGCAAGGCATGAAAAATATCTTTCATTATACGTATAACTTTCGTCTTTCTGGTTTCTTTGTACAACTATTTTGAGTGACAATTGAGATGCTGATATACCTTGACTCTTTTAAACTTGGTTTGGATAAAAAGTTAGGAGGGAAGAGAAAGGAACGGAAGAGGAAGGAAGGGAGAGCAAGGGGAGGGGATAATCGGAAAAGTCTTTTGTTGCATTGTTTGTTTACGAGGGAAAGGAAGAGATACAAAGAGAGGAAGAGAAATAGTATTTTTCTTCCAAACTTATCTGCATTCAGAGAGATTTTCTAACTAGAAAAGGGACTTAATCCCTTCAAATTTCTGCCTTCCAAATCCCTCCCCTCCGAAATTTGTATCCAAGCAAAGGATATTATACCCTTCAAATCCCTCCTTTCCTTTCACTCCAATTTCCTCCATCCAAACGAAGTGTTAGTGGCTCAACTCAAAACTGCATCTTAAATGTAGTAGGGACCTAGCTCAAAAAAGGTACAATGCAATGCGATGTGGTGATATAGCTGCTATATGATACCTTACTCTACTCTACTTTTTGTTGCCCGAGTGTCTCTAATCCATGTTGGGTTGAACGTATTGTGGTCAATTTTATGTTGGGACAATAGTATTGAAAGTTTATCATGTTTAGGAAGATGAATTTCTCACTGATATTGTGCGTGCTTGCTTTGTTTTCTAGGGTATGGAGCTATATCCACGAATTGGTAAGAACTTTGACATAAAGGTTTTCACAAACTGCAGATTTGGGATGATGTCTTGGGCAGTTCTTGCCTTGACATATTGTATTAAGCAGGTAATATCTTTGAGTTACGCTCAAATTTCAAGTACTTCAAAACATCTATGCATcactaatttattattttgtctgTTCTCGTTGGgaccaaagatttatagttatTTGGTTATGGATCATAAGGGACTATAGTAAAAATGAGTCATTAAATCAcgtatactttttttttatttatgtgaagtttgAGATTTTGTTTTGCTATtaagggtcaatcggaaacaatctCTTTATTATTATAAGAGTAAGGTTGCACTTCTGACCACAAACCCCACCTAGGTCGGAACATAGATTAGAGACAATTATGGCTCTTTTGGTTGTTTTTACTTGGTATCAAATGGTGGTCACGAGAATGATTTGtattgtaaattttcatgaaatgtgtAGTGTGACTCCCATGGTGATTaaactttgatcataataaAGTTTATTTGctcacaattttccattaccacctgaTACTACCTCTCCAAATAATAATGTGtgaaaatgaattttgtgaagaaaataagatgactGAAATAGAACAAACATAACCATTAAACTTGACAAGAGATTTTCCATCCAAAACTACACGCCACAACGATTTGATACGGACATACGGTCAACCAAACGGGCTGTTAATGACACTGGGGTAATGGAATGGAATGTTGTATCACCAATGCACTATCTTATGGAGCTAAAAATGTAGACTGTAATGTTCATCTTTGTTTTGTTAACTATTCATTTTTCTGAAACTGAAAGAAAACTTTTCCTCTTTGGGATCTTAATTTCAACAGTATGAGCTATATGGAAAAGTTGCCGATTCAATGCTAGTAAATACAATTCTAATGATTGTGTATGTCACAAAATTCTTCTGGTGGGAAGCTGGGTATTGGAATACCATGGACATTGCCCATGATCGAGGTTTGTTGTTATCGTCGACTTGTTGTACCTTTTGTTTTTGTGATGCTTAACCTGTCTTTCCTTACTGCAAATATTACTCTTTCAGCTGGATTTTACATTTGTTGGGGATGCTTGGTATGGGTCCCATCAATCTATACTTCTCCCGGCATGTATCTTGTCAACCACCCCGTGAATCTTGGAATTCAGGTAACTCCTCATCGAGAAATAGAAGTATTTTAGATTCAGTGTAAACCAATAATATATCTGTTCCTAAACATCTTTCTTACATCCGCACCAGCTATCGGTTTATATTCTAGTGGCGGGTATTTCGTGCATCTTTATCAATTACGACTGCGATAGGCAGAGACAGGAATTTCGTAGAACTAATGGCAAATGCTTGGTTTGGGGCAAAGCTCCATCAAAGGTGTATCTAGACTTGCTATAATCATTCTTTCTTGTTAAGATTTTCTTTCTACTACAATTGTTCATCTTCCGTGTTATCTTTGATGCTCATACGGTTCAATGTGTTTGCAGATTCTTGCGTCGTATACTACAACATCAGGAGAAACCAAGACTAGCCTTCTCTTAACCTCAGGATGGTGAGTTTTCTCCATCAATTTAAGTTTGTATTGCCTTTATCCAAGAACACCTCATGTATAGTATTTTGGGATGTCCTTAGAAATAGGGACATatcctaaaaaattagattgCTTTTGGGATTTCAAATATACTCCACTTAAATGGAGTGAAAGAGAGAAAATGGTCAAGTCTAACTCTCTCTTTGAAGGGGTAGGGGTGTGGATTGTCTGTTACCTTCCTTCATCCAGACTCTGTTTTCGAGCGcgatattgggttgatgatgatgaccgCTGCTCTGTAAAGCGATTTTGCAAAGCCATGGTAATCATCTTATCATGATTGTACGAGCGTTTAACCAATGTGACAATTTGGTTTAAAAACGCTATTCTTTTGCATAAATGCATCGTCTAAAGCTTATcgtatatttattttcaaatcttaGGTGGGGTTTATCTCGACATTTCCATTACGTTCCAGAAATATTGGCGGCTTTTTTCTGGACTCTTCCTGCACTTTTTAGTCATGT
The sequence above is drawn from the Amaranthus tricolor cultivar Red isolate AtriRed21 chromosome 5, ASM2621246v1, whole genome shotgun sequence genome and encodes:
- the LOC130813920 gene encoding 7-dehydrocholesterol reductase isoform X1; translation: MAESKTVHSPMVTYVSMLSLLTLCPPFVILLWYTMVHADGSISQTWQLLRETGLQGFINLWPRPSFIACKIIFCYGAFEAALQLLLPGKRVEGPISPTGNRPVYKANGMQAYFITLITYLGLWWFDIFNPATVYDHLGEIYSTLIYGSFIFCIFLYIKGHVAPSSSDAGSCGNFIIDFYWGMELYPRIGKNFDIKVFTNCRFGMMSWAVLALTYCIKQYELYGKVADSMLVNTILMIVYVTKFFWWEAGYWNTMDIAHDRAGFYICWGCLVWVPSIYTSPGMYLVNHPVNLGIQLSVYILVAGISCIFINYDCDRQRQEFRRTNGKCLVWGKAPSKILASYTTTSGETKTSLLLTSGWWGLSRHFHYVPEILAAFFWTLPALFSHFLPYFYVLFLTVLLVDRAKRDDDRCRSKYGKYWKLYCEKVPYRIVPGMY
- the LOC130813920 gene encoding 7-dehydrocholesterol reductase isoform X2 gives rise to the protein MAESKTVHSPMVTYVSMLSLLTLCPPFVILLWYTMVHADGSISQTWQLLRETGLQGFINLWPRPSFIACKIIFCYGAFEAALQLLLPGKRVEGPISPTGNRPVYKANGMQAYFITLITYLGLWWFDIFNPATVYDHLGEIYSTLIYGSFIFCIFLYIKGHVAPSSSDAGSCGNFIIDFYWGMELYPRIGKNFDIKVFTNCRFGMMSWAVLALTYCIKQYELYGKVADSMLVNTILMIVYVTKFFWWEAGYWNTMDIAHDRAGFYICWGCLVWVPSIYTSPGMYLVNHPVNLGIQLSVYILVAGISCIFINYDCDRQRQEFRRTNGKCLVWGKAPSKILASYTTTSGETKTSLLLTSGWGRGVDCLLPSFIQTLFSSAILG
- the LOC130813920 gene encoding 7-dehydrocholesterol reductase isoform X3, yielding MAESKTVHSPMVTYVSMLSLLTLCPPFVILLWYTMVHADGSISQTWQLLRETGLQGFINLWPRPSFIACKIIFCYGAFEAALQLLLPGKRVEGPISPTGNRPVYKANGMQAYFITLITYLGLWWFDIFNPATVYDHLGEIYSTLIYGSFIFCIFLYIKGHVAPSSSDAGSCGNFIIDFYWGMELYPRIGKNFDIKVFTNCRFGMMSWAVLALTYCIKQYELYGKVADSMLVNTILMIVYVTKFFWWEAGYWNTMDIAHDRAGFYICWGCLVWVPSIYTSPGMYLVNHPVNLGIQLSVYILVAGISCIFINYDCDRQRQEFRRTNGKCLVWGKAPSKILASYTTTSGETKTSLLLTSGWGVDCLLPSFIQTLFSSAILG